TGGAAAAAAACTCGATGTTTTATACCCAGAACCAATTGAGGGACAAGTAACGGCAAGTAGTACATTACCAAATTATCCTGCCTATGGTATGTTTGATGGGAGTATCGATTTTGCTTGGGTGGAAGGTGTAAAAACGGATGGAGTAGGCGAATCATTTCAAGTAGAACTCGAGAATCAAATTGATTTAGCTGGAATCGAAATATTTAACGGTTACCAAAGGTTAGATGCACTTTTTTATAAAAATGGATCTGTAACAGAATTACTTGTTTCAAATGGAACAGATTCTTTTACGCTTCCGATCGCTGACAAACAAGGTGGACAAAGGATTTTTTTTCCGAAAATTCTTTCTGGTAAAACTTTCACTTTTACCATTCAAAAGGTTAGGACAGGGAAAACATGGAAAGACACTGTCATTGCTGAAATCATTTTCTTAGGAGAAAATGGAAAACGTTTCACCGTGATGGACCAAAATGCAAATCAATTCAAAGATGAAATTTTGAAAAAATCAAAAAACACCATTTTAGCAAGCGTTGTAAACAAAGCTTACTTTGCAGACATTCCAGAAGGAAGAATGGATTATGTATTTAGGTCAAATGGTTCCTTTGTGATTTGGTTAGATGATTTAAAAGAGAAACGTGTGTTAGATGGTAATTGGGTTTTTTTGGAGGCGAATGCCACTGAAGCCAAAATCAAAATTTTTGGAAGGGATCATAAGGTGGTTACTCAAAGTTTGGATTCAAACAGCCCCTATTCAGAAACCACTGAAGAAAAATCGACAGTGATCTTTGGTGATACCCTACTTGTGAAAAAATTTGGGAACGGAATCCAGATGGTGGGCAAAAAAGTCCAAATTTCCAACTAAATCCTTTGTTTGGGAAAGATATATATTGGTATGGTGTCCAAGCAGTTTCCCTTTTAGAAACGGGGGAATTGCATTCACCAGACAGATCTCCTGTTTTTCGAATCGTTGCCTTTCTTTTCTCTCTTTTAGGAGTCAGTGAAGATAATCTATTTTATTTTCAGCTAGTAACAGTTGTTTGGCTCTTTTTTTGCCTTTATCTCTCACGTTACTTTTTAAAAACACCGATTGATAAATGGAATTTTTTTCCTTGTGCCATGGTATTTGTTTTGGGTTTTTTATATCCAAAACAAGCTTGGGCTCTTGGATTTCTTCTGATTAGTATCTCTCTCTTTCTTTCAAAATCAATTTCAATCCCTATTGTCAGATGGATTGGTTCTGTGATTTTTTTATTCTTAGCCACATGGTTTCATACCATGGTTGGTGTATTAGGAGTTGGAATTTGGTTTTTATTCCAACTCCCAAGAAAGTATGATTTGATTTTTTTTCTATCTGCTTTGATTTTACCATACTTCGTCAAAACAGAAACAAACGAACGCTTGGTGGTAGATACAAAAACGTTTCCGATCATTGCTGCTTTCGGTATGGTTGGAATTGGGGTTCTATGGGACTGGGTGCGTCTTGTTTTTGGAAAAAATATTCTATTAACTTATGAGTCAATGTACAAAACCGTTTCCTTTTTTGGATTATTACTTGTTGTCCCAATCTTTCATTTTGCCGATATCCAGTTTCGGATCTTAATTTCTGTTTTACTCATTGGCTCATTATTTACAGTAAGTAACCGCAAAGAAGCATTCATCACTCTGATGAGTTTTGTCTTATGGGTGTATACTTTGGTCCAATACCCACATCTGTTTCGTTATCCCTATGAAACAATGTGGAATCCTGGAGAAAAAGCAGCATCCATGACAGACAATGGTTTACTTGTGGCCCACCATGGTTTTTGTGAGTACTACCATTTCCAATTTCGAAAAGACTGTTTGTCATGGGAACCAGATGAAAAAGCGATTCGCGAAATGCCTTCACATACTAAGATTTACCGGCTTGTGTATGGTATTAGAATGGAAAACCTTAGAGCAAGTAAAGAGAATGGTGTGGGTATCTTTTCTATGATTGAACCTTTGGGTGACTACCAGTTGGTATTAGAAGACGACTGGAATCATTACATCCATTGGTTAGAGAAAAAGGATTCAAAACTTCTTTCTATTGCCAAGTCATGGAAAAACCCCTATCGCAAACGACCTAGTTTTATTCAGAGAAAACAAAACTATGGGATTTAAAATTCGGAATCGTTCGTCTTCTTTATATCCAAAAAAAGTCCACAGAAGTGAACTCCGCTTATTTTTAGGAAAAATTTATTTTCAGTGGAAACGATATTTGCGTTGGTTATGCGAAAAAAATACATTTGCAACTCATCAGATCCATTCTGAACATTTGGAAGATGAGTTTCCTATATCTGTGTTTACTCATCATTCACCCATTTACCGTAAACTTAAAGATGTACCGATGTACTTACAAGAGAATAAAAAAGTGAATCTTTCGATCGCCATAAATAAGTTAAACGGAATCGTATTAGCACCTGGTGAAGTGTTTTCTTTTTGGTATCTGGTAGGAAAACCTACAAAACAAAAAGGGTATTTGCCTGGGATGCAACTGAAGAATGGAGGATTTGTTGAACGAACGGGTGGGGGACTTTGCCAAATGGCAAATTTGATCTATTGGATGACACTCCACACACCATTAACCGTAAAAGAAAGATGGCGCCATAGTTTTGATATTTTTCCAGACTCCAATCGTACACTTCCCTTCGGATCGGGTGCCACCTTATCATATAATTACATTGATTTACAAATCCAAAACACAACCAAAC
The sequence above is a segment of the Leptospira levettii genome. Coding sequences within it:
- a CDS encoding VanW family protein codes for the protein MGFKIRNRSSSLYPKKVHRSELRLFLGKIYFQWKRYLRWLCEKNTFATHQIHSEHLEDEFPISVFTHHSPIYRKLKDVPMYLQENKKVNLSIAINKLNGIVLAPGEVFSFWYLVGKPTKQKGYLPGMQLKNGGFVERTGGGLCQMANLIYWMTLHTPLTVKERWRHSFDIFPDSNRTLPFGSGATLSYNYIDLQIQNTTKQPFVLHLWINNDELYGEWKTDLEIPFAYNVYESYHAFHAEPWGGYTRRNTIRRKVVSKETNVLIEDQLVTENIAWMMYEPLLESKGTNGSISC
- a CDS encoding discoidin domain-containing protein, translating into MKKVIFTLLSFVMLLCKNSPIETSIVIERIQAASSADGTNPINVFIPGKHWKPETSLDGITIFFSNGAKWNQAGKTDGRAYFNEISIECQEKKGYVSFYKDGSYATNFDCSKETPLKIKSNGIHVIYLLPDGTNGIKTVSFFKNGKKLDVLYPEPIEGQVTASSTLPNYPAYGMFDGSIDFAWVEGVKTDGVGESFQVELENQIDLAGIEIFNGYQRLDALFYKNGSVTELLVSNGTDSFTLPIADKQGGQRIFFPKILSGKTFTFTIQKVRTGKTWKDTVIAEIIFLGENGKRFTVMDQNANQFKDEILKKSKNTILASVVNKAYFADIPEGRMDYVFRSNGSFVIWLDDLKEKRVLDGNWVFLEANATEAKIKIFGRDHKVVTQSLDSNSPYSETTEEKSTVIFGDTLLVKKFGNGIQMVGKKVQISN